In Bacillus cytotoxicus NVH 391-98, the following are encoded in one genomic region:
- a CDS encoding phosphorylase family protein, translating to MKRIAIVSARESELTYLHQYYPSEHVERRAAWEFHFHSIHELEIISVVTGVGKVSCASCVQLLISEFQPEELFMTGICGSLSNKVKNGHIVVALHTLQHDVPAAGTGEDQFNLYTGRTAPIETTKVLVRQIKKMRFYEPVHFGTILSGDQPIRSPEMRYLLHTVYGALAVDQEIAAFAYVCRANKKPFLCLKAASDQANDKAEEEKNIFKRLACEKSCEHLISFLRMHKRTINNI from the coding sequence ATGAAACGTATTGCCATTGTATCTGCACGGGAATCAGAACTTACGTATTTGCATCAATATTATCCAAGCGAACATGTTGAAAGACGAGCAGCTTGGGAATTTCATTTTCATTCTATTCATGAATTAGAAATTATATCAGTTGTTACTGGTGTAGGAAAAGTTAGTTGCGCAAGTTGTGTACAACTATTAATTAGTGAATTCCAGCCTGAAGAGCTTTTTATGACGGGCATTTGTGGTAGTTTATCGAACAAAGTGAAGAATGGTCATATCGTTGTAGCTCTTCATACTTTACAGCATGATGTGCCAGCTGCTGGAACGGGAGAAGATCAGTTTAATTTATATACTGGGAGAACAGCGCCAATTGAAACAACGAAAGTGCTTGTCAGACAAATAAAGAAAATGCGTTTTTATGAGCCGGTTCATTTTGGAACAATTTTATCCGGCGACCAACCTATTCGCAGTCCAGAAATGCGCTATCTGTTACATACTGTATATGGGGCATTAGCAGTTGATCAAGAAATAGCTGCTTTTGCCTATGTATGCCGTGCAAATAAAAAGCCATTCTTATGTTTAAAAGCAGCTTCTGATCAAGCAAATGATAAAGCAGAAGAAGAAAAAAACATCTTTAAACGATTAGCGTGTGAGAAATCTTGCGAACATTTAATTTCTTTTTTACGAATGCACAAGAGAACTATAAATAACATATAA
- a CDS encoding NmrA family NAD(P)-binding protein yields MGTKDTIAVISANGKAGKFLVDQALQEGYQIRILTRHPEKMWKL; encoded by the coding sequence ATGGGAACAAAGGATACAATAGCGGTGATTAGTGCAAATGGAAAAGCTGGAAAATTTCTTGTAGACCAAGCGTTACAGGAAGGATATCAAATACGAATTTTAACGCGACATCCAGAGAAAATGTGGAAATTATAA
- a CDS encoding NAD(P)H-binding protein — MEIIKGDARNCYAIQELLQGCQAVINAVGQLKKRVLHIQCLDKSYFKSNEYKIKRYILISGGSLDIKGDQKSILNKIGAVLFQLFFQKMMSNKYKELRLLQHSAIDWTVVRLPFVVEGTGIEQSKRM; from the coding sequence GTGGAAATTATAAAGGGAGATGCGCGTAATTGCTATGCCATACAAGAACTGCTTCAAGGTTGTCAAGCTGTTATTAATGCTGTAGGTCAACTTAAAAAAAGAGTCTTACATATTCAGTGCCTTGACAAGTCATATTTTAAAAGTAATGAATATAAAATAAAACGGTATATTTTAATTTCTGGAGGATCATTAGATATAAAAGGAGATCAAAAAAGTATCCTAAACAAAATAGGAGCCGTATTATTTCAGTTGTTTTTTCAAAAGATGATGAGTAATAAATATAAAGAATTACGCCTTCTACAACATAGCGCTATAGATTGGACAGTTGTTAGATTACCTTTTGTTGTAGAAGGAACAGGTATTGAGCAATCAAAGAGAATGTAG
- a CDS encoding MerR family transcriptional regulator gives MFKIGDFSKLSSISIRMLRHYDNMELLQPEKIDAQTGYRYYSAAQLQKVNQIQNLKDMGFRLTTIKEILENNNIEIMTEHFVHRTSQIREEMKALQKQLRLLEDSMKIMREDVIEMNYHVSLKEIPRRKVASVRKVIPSYHCEGELWNILMQEIKRQNINIANPRHSLAIFHDNEYKEKDVDVEIQINVTGEYENTKEVIFKKVDSSFVASITVSGSYEQMTAVNEAAAKWIESEKYKITGPMFNIYHVSPAMESDPTKWITEICYPVKK, from the coding sequence ATGTTTAAAATAGGGGATTTTTCAAAACTTTCTTCAATTAGTATTCGAATGTTGAGACATTACGATAACATGGAGTTATTGCAGCCTGAAAAAATAGATGCGCAAACTGGTTATCGTTATTATTCAGCAGCACAATTACAGAAAGTAAATCAAATTCAAAATTTGAAGGATATGGGATTTCGTCTCACTACTATTAAAGAAATATTAGAAAATAATAATATAGAAATTATGACAGAACATTTTGTTCATCGTACGTCTCAAATAAGAGAAGAAATGAAAGCCCTTCAAAAACAATTGCGACTTCTCGAAGACTCAATGAAAATAATGAGAGAGGATGTTATTGAAATGAACTATCATGTTTCTTTGAAAGAGATACCTAGAAGGAAAGTAGCAAGTGTTCGAAAAGTGATTCCATCTTATCATTGTGAAGGAGAGTTATGGAATATACTGATGCAAGAAATAAAACGACAAAATATAAATATAGCGAATCCAAGGCATAGCTTAGCTATATTTCATGATAATGAATATAAAGAAAAAGATGTAGATGTAGAAATACAGATAAATGTGACAGGGGAATATGAAAATACGAAAGAAGTCATATTTAAAAAAGTCGATTCATCTTTTGTTGCCTCTATTACAGTTAGCGGAAGTTATGAACAAATGACAGCAGTTAACGAAGCTGCGGCAAAATGGATTGAATCTGAAAAATATAAAATTACAGGGCCGATGTTTAATATTTATCACGTGAGTCCAGCGATGGAATCTGATCCTACGAAGTGGATTACAGAAATTTGTTATCCAGTGAAAAAATGA
- a CDS encoding ATP-binding protein produces the protein MFRHARWIYWNDCRVAYLYKDSLSAYIVQSINLWNVIVTVALAILFYIIETALSKDRSTYHFIVQDNGQGIPNETIAEITELPYSSKRKQTIQEGHGLGIPMVARIMQAHQGQLILTNNENQKGLQVVMELPLHSLV, from the coding sequence ATGTTTAGGCATGCTAGGTGGATTTATTGGAATGACTGCCGGGTTGCTTATTTATACAAGGACTCTTTAAGTGCTTACATAGTCCAGTCGATCAATCTTTGGAATGTCATCGTTACAGTAGCTTTAGCTATCTTATTCTATATTATCGAAACCGCTTTATCAAAAGATCGCTCTACATATCATTTTATTGTACAAGATAATGGACAAGGAATTCCAAATGAAACAATAGCTGAAATTACCGAATTACCTTATTCTTCAAAAAGAAAACAAACGATTCAAGAAGGGCACGGCCTAGGCATTCCAATGGTAGCAAGAATTATGCAGGCGCACCAAGGACAGCTTATTCTAACAAACAACGAAAATCAAAAAGGTTTACAAGTTGTTATGGAATTACCTTTACACTCACTTGTCTAA
- a CDS encoding ketoacyl-ACP synthase III has product MLSKARITALGSYVPEKILNNDDLEKMVDTNNEWIVRRTGIKERRIASPTQFTTNLGIKAVENLMNRYNKSIEDVDLILVATSTPDYAFPSVASQIQAQLRIPNCGALDLNAACAGFVYGLQLANSLITSKMNKKILVIGAETLSKITDYTDRSNCILFGDGAGVALVEYDENNPSFLSSHMGSYGDGGIHLYKVGLSKKMSDIDLTDTPYLVQNGREIYKWAVKNVPIGVKTLINKVGMDLHEINWFVPHSANLRMIESMCDKMEYPLEKTLTSAEYFGNTSAASIPLALDLAIKEEKLINNQKLVLYGFGGGLVHAGLIINWYI; this is encoded by the coding sequence ATTTTGTCAAAAGCTCGTATTACTGCATTAGGATCTTATGTACCTGAAAAGATCTTAAACAATGATGATTTAGAAAAAATGGTTGATACTAATAACGAATGGATTGTTCGACGTACAGGTATCAAAGAAAGAAGAATCGCATCCCCTACCCAATTTACTACTAACCTAGGGATAAAAGCAGTAGAAAATTTAATGAATAGATACAACAAATCAATTGAAGATGTTGATTTGATTCTAGTGGCTACATCTACTCCTGACTATGCTTTCCCCAGCGTAGCTAGCCAAATACAAGCACAATTACGTATCCCTAATTGTGGAGCTCTAGATTTAAATGCAGCCTGTGCTGGTTTTGTTTACGGTTTACAGCTAGCCAATAGTCTAATTACATCTAAAATGAACAAAAAAATATTAGTTATAGGAGCAGAAACGTTATCTAAAATAACTGATTATACAGATAGATCTAACTGTATCCTATTTGGGGATGGGGCAGGCGTCGCTTTAGTTGAATATGATGAAAATAACCCTAGTTTTTTGTCTTCTCATATGGGGTCTTATGGCGATGGAGGCATTCACTTGTATAAAGTTGGTTTATCTAAAAAGATGAGTGACATTGACTTAACTGACACTCCATATCTTGTACAAAACGGAAGAGAAATTTATAAGTGGGCTGTTAAAAATGTACCAATTGGTGTAAAGACATTAATTAATAAAGTAGGAATGGATTTACATGAAATTAATTGGTTTGTCCCACATAGCGCTAACCTTCGAATGATAGAATCTATGTGTGATAAAATGGAATATCCACTAGAAAAAACATTAACTAGCGCAGAGTATTTTGGTAACACTTCAGCCGCTTCAATACCATTAGCATTAGATTTAGCTATAAAAGAAGAGAAGCTAATTAATAATCAAAAATTAGTTTTATACGGATTTGGTGGTGGCTTAGTTCATGCAGGACTAATTATTAACTGGTATATTTAA
- a CDS encoding acyl carrier protein codes for MSLDVIEVLRNIIETESKKEISSLKEDMTFTNLGIESMDKIRIVIQVERKFGVEFSETDAANIETIGDLVHFIKTNGSEVK; via the coding sequence ATGAGTTTGGACGTTATTGAGGTATTGAGAAATATTATTGAAACAGAGAGTAAAAAAGAAATTTCTAGTTTAAAAGAAGATATGACTTTTACTAATTTAGGGATTGAATCTATGGATAAAATTCGTATTGTGATACAAGTTGAGAGGAAGTTCGGAGTTGAATTTTCTGAAACAGATGCAGCTAATATTGAAACTATTGGCGATTTAGTTCATTTTATTAAAACTAATGGTTCTGAGGTGAAATAA
- a CDS encoding NAD(P)/FAD-dependent oxidoreductase has protein sequence MDIKQREVVIVGAGVSGSSTAIRLLKQGIRPLMIDKAIFPREVVGEGLSPVICEYLKELDVLEEINQGGFLKKSSLQLVSPSGHKSYAAVDFNKDIYNDRVHSSPWGFNVRRKDFDMVLFNKAKELGAEILEGTSLKKILTDENGNINGVVITNIDGNDVEIKTNLVIDCSGRTSQLAKQFKLRAPLENIFDGQWANYAIRCYFKNVNLEPLKRDVQDYDLATVNILPDADCWYWVIPLEENLFSIGFVARSKTKNILDGYNDKLKAYRELIEKHPVLNEVVKDAEMLNDVAVTSRLGHMNTKMAGNGFMCVGDAGFFADPAWATGVTVALLTSKKAAEVCEKAIQSKDFSYKILNEYEVFYRNYLNNPFNSIRAYNTYYNDTEYVDFLVKRLAEKPEEMDLIVAVLFDYVSHNKFTTWTFNVFKDYVATTSKFPVVNKVAQIDFNSQKIQSTLV, from the coding sequence ATGGATATAAAACAAAGAGAAGTTGTCATCGTTGGTGCTGGAGTATCTGGAAGTTCCACAGCGATAAGATTATTAAAACAGGGTATTAGACCATTAATGATAGACAAGGCCATTTTTCCTAGGGAAGTAGTAGGAGAAGGTTTGTCTCCTGTTATTTGTGAATATTTAAAAGAGTTGGATGTTTTGGAAGAAATTAATCAAGGGGGATTTTTGAAAAAAAGTTCATTGCAATTAGTATCTCCTTCAGGGCATAAGTCTTATGCTGCTGTAGATTTTAATAAGGATATTTATAACGATAGAGTTCATTCGTCACCGTGGGGATTTAACGTCAGACGTAAAGATTTTGACATGGTTCTATTTAATAAAGCTAAAGAACTAGGAGCAGAAATCCTAGAGGGAACGTCGTTGAAGAAAATTTTGACTGATGAGAATGGAAATATTAATGGAGTGGTTATAACTAATATCGATGGAAATGATGTGGAGATTAAAACCAATTTGGTAATCGATTGTTCAGGAAGAACATCGCAATTAGCAAAACAGTTTAAATTGAGAGCCCCATTAGAAAATATTTTTGATGGACAATGGGCTAACTATGCTATTAGATGTTATTTTAAAAATGTAAATTTAGAACCATTAAAAAGAGACGTACAGGATTATGATCTTGCCACAGTAAACATATTACCAGATGCGGATTGTTGGTATTGGGTTATTCCATTGGAAGAAAATTTATTTAGTATTGGATTTGTGGCTAGAAGTAAAACAAAAAATATATTAGACGGGTATAATGATAAACTTAAAGCTTATAGAGAGTTAATAGAAAAACATCCAGTATTAAATGAAGTTGTAAAGGACGCAGAAATGTTAAATGATGTTGCTGTTACATCTAGGCTTGGCCATATGAACACTAAGATGGCGGGTAATGGATTTATGTGTGTGGGAGACGCGGGTTTCTTTGCCGACCCGGCATGGGCAACTGGGGTTACAGTAGCCTTGTTAACTTCAAAAAAAGCAGCTGAGGTCTGTGAAAAAGCAATTCAATCAAAAGATTTTAGTTACAAAATATTAAACGAGTATGAAGTGTTCTATCGTAATTATCTTAACAATCCTTTTAATAGTATACGTGCATATAATACATATTATAATGACACGGAATATGTAGACTTTTTAGTAAAGCGTTTAGCTGAAAAGCCTGAGGAAATGGACTTAATCGTAGCGGTGTTATTTGACTATGTTAGTCATAATAAATTTACAACATGGACTTTTAATGTTTTTAAAGACTACGTAGCCACAACAAGTAAGTTTCCTGTGGTGAATAAGGTGGCACAAATCGATTTTAATTCACAAAAAATTCAATCTACTTTAGTGTGA
- a CDS encoding SDR family NAD(P)-dependent oxidoreductase, whose translation MKKKAIVVAGGTSGIGFELMQNLLKNGFHVINLDKNKSSIGQVERYVEFIVDLNDPERIKGVVQKLVTEDYEIEGLAIIAGIGYVTPFFDLSPVEFKSQVNDNLQIVFNVCYSVIPFLISTASIVTVGSTSVYGFAGSSVAYAAAKAGVIGLTKSLAHELGGRGIRVNCVIPGAVDTPLLKKLSTSTERNTMARFSALGKIAKPDQVAKTIYFLLGGDSAHITGQTLVVDGGLSLAYRPAYM comes from the coding sequence ATGAAAAAAAAAGCGATTGTAGTTGCTGGTGGAACATCTGGTATAGGGTTTGAATTAATGCAAAATTTATTGAAAAATGGATTTCATGTCATTAATCTCGATAAGAATAAATCCAGTATTGGTCAAGTAGAACGTTATGTAGAATTTATTGTTGATTTGAATGATCCAGAAAGAATAAAAGGTGTAGTACAAAAATTAGTTACTGAAGATTATGAAATAGAAGGATTAGCAATTATCGCAGGTATCGGCTATGTTACACCTTTTTTTGATTTAAGTCCAGTAGAATTTAAATCTCAAGTAAATGATAATTTACAAATTGTATTTAATGTTTGTTATTCAGTCATTCCATTTTTGATTTCAACAGCTTCCATAGTAACTGTCGGATCGACAAGCGTATATGGTTTTGCTGGATCCAGCGTCGCTTATGCAGCAGCGAAGGCTGGAGTAATTGGATTAACAAAAAGTTTGGCTCATGAATTGGGGGGGAGGGGAATAAGAGTGAATTGCGTCATTCCAGGGGCAGTTGACACTCCTCTTTTGAAAAAACTTTCAACTTCTACGGAAAGGAATACAATGGCTAGATTTTCAGCTTTAGGAAAAATAGCTAAACCTGATCAAGTAGCTAAAACTATTTATTTCCTACTGGGAGGGGATTCAGCACATATCACGGGGCAAACTCTAGTAGTAGATGGTGGATTATCTCTAGCTTATCGTCCAGCATATATGTAA
- a CDS encoding alpha/beta fold hydrolase yields MINKLQYECVNEKHTERVVFLNPLGATSQVWDLYKKSLMNDFEIILIDYPGFQNTEYHYVSSIQELTQLVTNTINELDEKPLHLIGYSFGGYVAQNLVMNSNLNVKTLTLIGSSKKVFNQGESLTSEWIKILNHMGLETFLKQLALWSFHTKTFEINPHTMRMFTISSIRGCSDKRVYENQLELITNYKTNMELEKIRVPSLIICGEYDNLYPKFCSEELKNSIKNARLIEVKDVGHAVPWEDPKKVLGEIYNFLRVNNK; encoded by the coding sequence ATGATAAATAAGCTACAGTATGAATGTGTAAATGAAAAACATACAGAACGGGTTGTTTTTTTAAATCCACTGGGGGCTACATCTCAGGTATGGGATTTATATAAGAAATCCCTGATGAACGATTTTGAAATAATATTAATAGATTATCCAGGATTTCAAAATACCGAATACCATTATGTATCAAGTATTCAGGAATTAACCCAATTGGTCACAAATACAATCAATGAACTTGATGAAAAACCCTTACATTTAATTGGGTATTCTTTTGGGGGGTATGTGGCTCAAAATTTAGTTATGAATAGCAATTTAAATGTTAAAACTTTAACACTAATTGGCTCTTCAAAAAAAGTATTTAATCAAGGTGAATCTTTAACCAGTGAATGGATAAAAATATTAAATCATATGGGGCTAGAAACTTTTTTAAAACAGCTAGCATTGTGGAGTTTTCACACTAAGACTTTTGAAATAAATCCACATACCATGCGAATGTTTACTATTTCTAGTATAAGAGGATGCTCGGATAAAAGAGTTTATGAAAATCAACTAGAACTAATTACTAACTATAAGACTAATATGGAATTGGAAAAAATTCGTGTTCCTAGTCTTATAATTTGTGGAGAATATGATAATTTGTACCCGAAATTTTGTTCGGAAGAATTAAAAAATTCAATAAAAAATGCAAGATTAATAGAGGTGAAAGATGTAGGACATGCTGTTCCCTGGGAGGATCCTAAAAAAGTATTGGGAGAAATATATAATTTTTTGAGGGTGAATAATAAATGA
- a CDS encoding AMP-binding protein, whose translation MIDTKFKSIIEVMESYIERNLIQTGQSFFNSKDKTFDYISYTDLSSQAFSIGAKLIDRGVEQRNLCMIVCSSPKYQVLYFYACLSINAIPLIIPSPKVLSGNDSLLKKIRYWANNKFSSRTFILVEEANVFEIIASQYSPLKVIKCEEMEYSNLRKERPINHTPSANDIAYFQMTSASTGDGKAVAISHGNIIDNINGIHNAVKCKQSEKVCSWLPLYHDMGLVGAELFSFYHGFDLFLMSPYEFLRKPIRWLETISNNKCTLSPSPNFGFEYASRYINLNRVEDLDLSSWKAGLNGAEPIRSKTLSEFYVKFKRYGFEPNAILPVYGLAEATLAVTFSKVGEKPMYVIVEKGSVKLGTNIVIKSSGVFDPLNPPNINPKSEILSFSVGTAIQGLKVQIIDELQNINNEELMCGEISILGNSIAIGYITAEKKDIESFEKKINTGDLGFIYQGNLYVLERIKNLIIRNGENYLSSDLENYLSTILGLPEANIAVFEEDLFNAESNIIALIEIKPTHDIESICEILQNNEVIDLPINRLILSHKTKIPKTTSGKKRHFLCRELLNNEKIDVVQEIIL comes from the coding sequence ATGATTGATACAAAATTTAAAAGCATCATTGAAGTAATGGAATCATATATAGAGAGAAATTTAATTCAAACCGGACAGAGTTTTTTTAATAGTAAAGATAAAACATTTGATTATATTAGCTATACGGACTTATCCTCTCAAGCTTTCAGTATAGGTGCTAAGCTAATAGATAGGGGTGTTGAGCAAAGGAATTTATGTATGATTGTATGTTCAAGCCCCAAATACCAGGTTTTATACTTTTATGCTTGTTTATCTATTAATGCAATTCCTCTAATAATTCCAAGTCCTAAGGTATTAAGTGGAAATGATTCTTTACTTAAAAAAATTAGATATTGGGCCAATAATAAGTTTTCAAGCAGAACATTCATTTTAGTTGAAGAAGCTAATGTTTTTGAAATTATTGCTTCTCAGTACAGCCCATTAAAGGTTATTAAATGTGAAGAGATGGAGTATTCAAATTTAAGAAAAGAAAGACCTATTAATCATACACCATCCGCTAATGATATTGCTTACTTTCAAATGACTAGTGCATCTACTGGTGATGGAAAAGCTGTAGCAATATCTCACGGTAATATCATTGATAACATAAATGGTATACACAATGCAGTAAAGTGTAAACAATCTGAGAAGGTATGTAGTTGGTTACCACTTTATCATGATATGGGATTAGTGGGTGCTGAATTATTTAGTTTTTATCATGGTTTCGATTTATTTTTGATGTCACCTTATGAGTTTTTGCGTAAACCTATAAGATGGTTAGAAACAATAAGTAATAATAAATGTACATTATCTCCGTCACCTAATTTTGGTTTTGAATATGCTTCTAGATATATCAACTTAAATAGAGTAGAGGATTTAGATTTATCAAGTTGGAAAGCAGGGCTTAATGGAGCAGAACCCATTCGGTCTAAAACGTTATCTGAATTTTATGTGAAATTCAAAAGATATGGTTTTGAACCTAATGCTATTTTACCAGTATACGGATTAGCAGAAGCTACACTAGCGGTAACATTTTCAAAAGTTGGAGAAAAGCCTATGTATGTAATCGTAGAGAAAGGGTCTGTTAAATTAGGAACTAATATTGTTATTAAATCTTCAGGGGTATTTGATCCTCTAAATCCACCTAACATTAACCCGAAAAGTGAAATATTATCTTTCTCAGTGGGTACTGCAATACAAGGACTAAAAGTACAAATAATTGATGAATTACAAAACATTAATAATGAAGAATTAATGTGTGGTGAAATATCAATTCTTGGAAACTCAATAGCAATTGGGTACATTACAGCAGAAAAGAAAGATATAGAAAGCTTTGAGAAAAAAATTAATACTGGTGATTTAGGGTTTATTTATCAAGGTAATCTATATGTGTTAGAGCGAATAAAGAATTTAATTATTAGAAATGGTGAGAACTATTTATCGAGTGATCTAGAAAATTATTTATCTACGATTCTTGGATTACCGGAAGCTAATATAGCTGTTTTTGAAGAGGATTTATTTAATGCAGAGAGTAATATTATAGCTCTAATAGAAATAAAGCCTACACATGATATTGAATCAATTTGTGAAATTTTACAAAATAATGAAGTTATAGATTTACCAATTAATAGACTTATACTAAGTCATAAGACAAAAATACCTAAAACTACAAGTGGGAAAAAAAGACATTTTTTGTGCAGAGAATTGTTAAATAATGAAAAGATTGATGTAGTTCAAGAAATCATTTTATAG
- a CDS encoding fatty acid desaturase family protein, with the protein MFKEIDINLKQKPSSYYQREIRKKLPKEIFKNNPQRLLWLFFHLLLIILWSSIIIYTQNILIRLLCSILIGNSLGTLGFLGHEILHGTVIRGKKAMLFWGGVCMLHWGLPPQVWIAWHNKQHHHHTNKWFDDPDCFGPVGMYKKSRWVQFMEKLTPGSGTKRSYGFLFYWFSLHTVYNIMKNPKAFKLEKNRKYGLMYFIGVFIVWLCVSSLLTNQGWIFLLLIPLTISNFVMMSYVATNHFISPSTDNVVDPLINTLTVRSNKFVEKMHLQNNFHIEHHLFPDINPSQAEKIRNVLKERWPERYQEMQHMEALRLVYKTPRFYSKYTELENPRTGKKSETLLSHYLDI; encoded by the coding sequence ATGTTTAAAGAAATTGACATAAACCTAAAACAAAAGCCCTCTTCTTATTATCAAAGAGAGATTAGAAAAAAATTACCTAAAGAGATTTTTAAGAATAATCCTCAAAGATTACTATGGTTATTTTTTCATTTATTATTAATCATTCTTTGGAGTTCTATCATTATCTATACACAGAATATATTAATTCGGTTATTATGTTCAATATTAATTGGAAATAGTTTAGGTACATTAGGTTTTTTAGGGCACGAGATACTTCATGGAACTGTAATTAGGGGAAAGAAGGCTATGCTATTTTGGGGCGGAGTTTGTATGCTTCATTGGGGATTACCTCCACAAGTTTGGATTGCATGGCATAATAAACAGCACCATCATCACACTAATAAATGGTTCGATGATCCAGATTGTTTTGGACCGGTAGGGATGTATAAAAAAAGTCGTTGGGTTCAGTTTATGGAAAAGTTAACTCCAGGATCTGGTACGAAGCGAAGCTATGGGTTTTTATTCTACTGGTTTTCTTTGCACACAGTTTATAATATTATGAAAAATCCTAAGGCATTTAAACTGGAAAAAAACCGCAAATATGGATTGATGTATTTTATCGGTGTCTTTATTGTTTGGTTATGTGTATCAAGCTTATTAACCAATCAAGGGTGGATTTTTTTACTGTTAATTCCATTAACAATAAGTAATTTCGTTATGATGAGTTATGTAGCTACGAATCATTTTATAAGTCCTTCAACGGATAATGTAGTAGATCCTTTAATTAATACATTAACTGTACGTTCTAATAAATTTGTTGAAAAAATGCATTTACAAAATAATTTTCATATCGAGCATCATTTATTTCCTGATATAAATCCTTCACAAGCAGAAAAAATTAGGAATGTATTAAAAGAAAGGTGGCCCGAGAGATATCAGGAGATGCAACATATGGAGGCTTTGAGGTTAGTGTATAAAACTCCTAGATTCTATAGTAAATATACAGAATTGGAGAATCCAAGAACAGGTAAAAAATCAGAGACACTACTTTCTCATTATTTGGATATATAA
- a CDS encoding cytochrome P450, protein MENFKMKNKGLGLVKPVKELILEQAKLDPFTWFKEMRNNTPIRYDEERGCWDVFNYNDVLNILKDYNNFSSDRPEPVLVSSIIRMDPPRHTQMRGIISNAFTPRLIKDLEPRIQDIAKILINETLPNEEMEVIQDFSYALAIIVIADLLGVPSEDHYLFKKWSDIIAKGANDDSPNALREVIREKNEVREELNVYFSKIVSRRKENPKNDLITKLVEARIEGEGLTQIEILEFCHLLLVAGNETTTNLIANLIRRIAEDDNLENQLRLNPHLIKNAIEETLRFYPPVLNTSRFAANDFNLRGHQIKKGDQVILWIASANRDEKQFKNPDTFDINRVSIKHLTFGQSIHFCLGAPLARLEAEIAIQTLLKMVRDIKFSNSKLNPIQSCLVYGCTALRIKFKVSE, encoded by the coding sequence ATGGAAAACTTTAAAATGAAAAATAAGGGACTGGGTCTCGTGAAGCCTGTAAAAGAATTAATTTTAGAACAAGCTAAGTTAGACCCTTTTACATGGTTTAAAGAAATGAGAAACAATACTCCAATAAGATATGATGAAGAAAGAGGTTGCTGGGATGTTTTTAACTATAATGATGTTCTTAATATATTAAAAGATTATAATAATTTTTCGTCAGATCGGCCAGAGCCGGTTCTAGTAAGCAGTATTATTCGTATGGATCCCCCTAGGCATACACAAATGAGAGGGATTATTTCAAATGCTTTTACGCCAAGGCTAATTAAAGACCTTGAACCTAGGATACAGGATATAGCTAAAATATTAATTAATGAAACACTACCTAATGAAGAAATGGAAGTTATTCAGGATTTTTCTTATGCTTTAGCTATTATTGTTATTGCAGATTTATTGGGTGTACCATCAGAAGATCATTATCTTTTTAAAAAATGGTCGGATATTATTGCCAAGGGGGCCAACGATGATAGTCCTAACGCTTTAAGAGAAGTTATACGTGAAAAAAACGAGGTAAGAGAAGAATTAAATGTATATTTTTCAAAGATTGTAAGTCGTAGAAAAGAAAATCCGAAAAATGATTTAATAACAAAATTAGTAGAAGCAAGAATTGAGGGTGAGGGATTAACCCAAATAGAAATATTAGAATTTTGCCATTTACTATTAGTTGCTGGAAATGAAACCACTACTAATTTAATTGCAAATTTGATTAGAAGAATAGCAGAAGATGATAATTTAGAGAATCAATTAAGGTTAAATCCACATCTTATTAAAAACGCCATAGAAGAAACATTAAGGTTTTATCCCCCAGTATTAAATACTAGTAGATTCGCTGCTAATGATTTTAATCTGCGTGGTCATCAAATAAAAAAAGGGGATCAGGTTATATTGTGGATTGCATCAGCGAATCGTGATGAGAAGCAATTTAAAAACCCAGATACCTTTGATATCAACCGAGTATCAATTAAGCATCTTACTTTTGGTCAAAGTATTCACTTCTGTTTAGGAGCGCCTTTAGCAAGACTGGAGGCAGAGATAGCGATTCAAACGTTATTAAAAATGGTAAGAGATATTAAGTTTAGTAATAGTAAACTTAATCCAATTCAGAGTTGTTTAGTGTATGGATGTACAGCGTTGCGAATTAAATTTAAGGTATCCGAATGA